The Microbacterium sp. W4I20 genome segment ACCAGGTTCGAGATCAGGGAGCCGGAACGGTACACGCTGTGCACGCCCGGCGTCTCCCGCACCGTCTTCTCCACCGCGGCGGCGAGATCCGCACGAGCTTCCGTCGTCATCGGTCCTGCTTCGTCCACGACGACACCTCCTGGATGTCTCTGATCGCGATGTCGATCGCGACGATGTTCAGCTCGGTGTGACTGCGCAGCCGCACGCCGACCTCTTCGCGAAGCCTCTCGGCGGCCAGGACGATCGGCTCTCCGAGCAGGGCGTTCGCTTCGATCTCTATCCGGATCGGCGCCCCGGGATCGGTGACGTCGCCTTCGAGCCGGCAGCGGCCGACGAGCAGCCCCGGCACCGTGTTCTCCGCCGAGCGGATCAGCCCGCGGACCGCGCCCTCGGTGATCGCCAGGTCGATAGTCGCCTCCGGCGACTCGAACGGGATCCGGCGGCCGGCGCGTGCGTCGAGCGCGATGCCGCTGAGGATGCGGTCGACCCAGCCCGGATCGACCTCCGGCGATGCGGCAGCGTCTGCGGCGATGAGTTCGGCGCCCAGACCGTGCAGCCGATCGAGTGCATCGAGCGCGAGCTGACAGCCCGGCGATTCGTCGATCGACCTGTTGGCTGGCTGTCGGCCGGCGTCGAGGTAGTCGGTCAGCTCGTCGAGGGTGTGCCCGTCGAGGTCCGTCGGTTCGAGGCCGAGTCGGCGAAGGTCAGCGCGTTCGTCGTCGGTCATCGCCACTCCTCCATCCGTACGATCATGTATTTCCGTGCACGCGCAAGCAGTCCTCGCGCGGTGGTCAGGGGAATGTCCAGCTCCTCGGCGATCTCCTCGTACGAGTAGCCGCCGATCTCGCGCAGCACCCAGCATTCGCGCTGCGCGTCGGGCAGTTCACGGAGAGCGGCCCCCAGTGCGGCGACCTCCGCTCGCACCTCGACGACGGCGGACGGCGAGGCGTGCAGCGGCGCCGGCCGGTCGATCAGGTCGATGTCGACGGCGGGGCGCAGGGCGCGGATGCGGTCGACGGCCTTCCGGCTCACGATCCGCATCAGCCAACTCTTCACCTTCGCCGGGTCCTCGAGTTCGCTGAACCGCTGCCAGGCGGTCACGAAGGACTCCTGCACGATGTCGTCGACGTCGGCCGATGCGTTCAGCATCCGCTGCGTGTACGCGCGCATCATCGGCGTGTACCTCCGCACCAGCACCGCGAACGCCTCGACGTCTCCGTCCATCGCCCGGCCGGCGACGATGCGGTCGTCGGCGTCTTCGAGCATCCTGCGAAAACGCTCGTCTGCCATATGCCCCACTCCTCGCTCAGCTCCCCTGGGAGATTCGGAACGGACGCCGCATCGGATCGGATCGGATCACTCCGCACCCAGCTTCCTCCTGCGACGTTCGGACCACTCCACATGCTGTGCATTCCTCACTCCTCAGAGCTTCGATCGGCACGTAGGCCGTGGGAGAACGACACGCGTGCGTCGCGTCTCCGATACGAAGCCGGCGAGGGGAGGAACCCGAGAGCCCCTCCCCTGACGCCGTCACTTCTTGAAGGCGTCCTTGACGTCCTCGACACCGTCGCGGACGTTGCCCTTGACCTGGTCGGCCTTGCCCTCGGCGACGAGCTCGTCGTTGTTGGTGACGTTACCCACCGCTTCCTTGGCCTTGCCGGCGATCTTCTCTGCAGCGGCCTTGATCTTGTCCTCAGCGCCCATGGCGTCTCCTCTTCCTCATATCGATCTCGACTCTCGGGACCGAATCCTCGCGCGGATGCTTCCGCGCGCAAATTCTGTTTCATCCGGCAGTTCCGCTCGGCCTCAGCTTGTCACTGCACTCTCGCCCTGGACTGGAACGCGTCGCGCCAACGCCGGTCCGAGAGGTGCAGCATCACCGGGACGCGACTGCCCAGCAGGGCGTCCCAGTCGCTGATCGCGGCCTCTGCCGCGGACACGACGTTCGCGAGCGAGGCTCCGGGACGGACGATGACCGCGAGTTCGATCGCGCGGGTCTTCTTCACCCGGTAGGCGCTGGCTCGGGCCGAGAGCACATCGGGCCGGTCGAGCAGCGGGCCGGTGAGCACGGCGTCGGCGACGCTCGCGTCGACCGTCGTCCGCCCGTCTTCGGCATCGATCCACAGCACGCTCTTCGTGCGCCCGCGGCCTCGCGTGCAGACGAAGACCAGGAGCAGCACGGTGAGCACGACCACGACGGCCGCAGCGATGAGCAGGAGAACGGGCACCGCGCCGATCCCGCCCAGGTCGACACTCCATCCGGCTGCCGTGACCCAGGCGTCGGATACCGCCGCGACAGGC includes the following:
- a CDS encoding RNA polymerase sigma factor, which translates into the protein MADERFRRMLEDADDRIVAGRAMDGDVEAFAVLVRRYTPMMRAYTQRMLNASADVDDIVQESFVTAWQRFSELEDPAKVKSWLMRIVSRKAVDRIRALRPAVDIDLIDRPAPLHASPSAVVEVRAEVAALGAALRELPDAQRECWVLREIGGYSYEEIAEELDIPLTTARGLLARARKYMIVRMEEWR
- a CDS encoding CsbD family protein — protein: MGAEDKIKAAAEKIAGKAKEAVGNVTNNDELVAEGKADQVKGNVRDGVEDVKDAFKK